One stretch of Pseudomonas azotoformans DNA includes these proteins:
- a CDS encoding aminoacyl-tRNA deacylase and HDOD domain-containing protein — MSEVALATAPLTAPPVIRALLAKLAIPYTEVAELPGLNPAQKVQAVLLEDAVGALMVLFPQNQLLDLNRLAELTGRRLTAVSPDRVKRMLDKHDLSLLPGLPPLTSSPCLYEGSLLNEPSLLVHSGEAGLLLEISSDAFKTMLTKASAGHFGEPLSNIRPNLDRPNDDREEITQAMQAFTARRIQQRLEATIEIPPLADTAQKIIKLRVDPNATIDDITGVVETDPALAAQVVSWAASPYYASPGKIRSVEDAIVRVLGFDLVINLALGLALGKTLSLPKDHPHQSTPYWHQSIYTAAVIEGLTRAMPRAQRPEAGLTYLAGLLHNFGYLLLAHVFPPHFSLICRHLEVNPHLCHSYVEQHLLGISREQIGAWLMRYWDMPDELSTALRFQHDPTYDGQYAEYPNLVCLAVRLLRSRGIGSGPDEAIPDALLERLGLSRDKAEEVVGKVLDAEVLLRELASQFSQG, encoded by the coding sequence ATGTCAGAAGTTGCCCTCGCCACAGCCCCACTGACCGCCCCACCGGTCATTCGGGCTCTGCTCGCCAAACTCGCCATCCCCTACACGGAAGTCGCCGAACTCCCGGGCCTGAATCCTGCGCAGAAGGTCCAGGCGGTGCTGTTGGAAGACGCGGTGGGCGCCCTGATGGTGCTGTTTCCGCAGAACCAGTTGCTCGACCTCAACCGCCTTGCCGAACTCACCGGCCGCCGCCTGACCGCTGTGTCGCCGGATCGCGTCAAGCGCATGCTCGACAAACATGACCTGAGCCTGCTGCCCGGCCTGCCACCCCTTACCAGTTCGCCCTGCCTGTACGAAGGCAGCCTGCTCAACGAGCCGAGCCTGCTGGTGCATTCGGGTGAAGCCGGGCTGTTACTGGAGATCTCCAGCGACGCCTTCAAGACGATGCTCACCAAAGCCAGCGCCGGCCACTTCGGCGAGCCGCTGAGCAATATCCGCCCCAACCTAGACCGCCCCAACGATGACCGCGAGGAAATCACCCAGGCGATGCAGGCCTTTACCGCCCGCCGCATCCAGCAACGCCTGGAAGCGACCATCGAGATTCCACCGCTGGCCGACACCGCGCAGAAGATCATCAAGCTGCGCGTCGACCCAAACGCCACCATCGATGACATCACCGGCGTGGTCGAGACCGACCCGGCCCTGGCTGCCCAAGTGGTGAGCTGGGCCGCGTCGCCGTACTACGCCTCGCCGGGCAAGATCCGTTCAGTGGAAGACGCCATCGTGCGTGTGCTGGGCTTCGACCTGGTGATCAACCTGGCGCTGGGCCTGGCCCTGGGCAAGACCCTGAGCCTGCCCAAGGACCACCCGCACCAGTCGACGCCGTACTGGCACCAGTCGATCTACACCGCCGCCGTGATCGAAGGCCTGACCCGTGCCATGCCCCGCGCCCAGCGCCCGGAAGCCGGGCTGACCTACCTCGCCGGCCTGCTGCACAACTTCGGCTACCTGCTGCTGGCCCACGTGTTCCCGCCGCACTTCTCGCTGATCTGCCGGCACCTGGAGGTCAACCCGCACCTGTGCCACAGCTATGTCGAGCAACACCTGCTGGGCATCAGCCGCGAGCAGATCGGTGCCTGGCTGATGCGCTACTGGGACATGCCGGACGAACTGTCCACCGCCCTGCGCTTCCAGCACGACCCGACCTACGATGGGCAATACGCCGAGTACCCGAACCTGGTGTGCCTGGCGGTGCGTTTGTTGCGCAGCCGAGGGATTGGCTCCGGGCCGGACGAGGCGATTCCGGATGCGCTGCTTGAGCGCCTGGGTTTGAGCCGTGACAAGGCTGAAGAGGTGGTGGGTAAGGTGCTGGATGCTGAAGTGCTGTTGCGCGAGTTGGCGTCGCAGTTCAGTCAGGGCTGA
- the tagQ gene encoding type VI secretion system-associated lipoprotein TagQ: MLFSRKAVSKRHLLLIAAGFSTVLTGCATSPASKVASSTKVEYYPNCYEPVQHLRATDSNMTKSVVTGAAIGAAGGALLGALTGDSDKRGRNAAIGAAGGALAGGAAGYYTERQKQIADDNQRIASYAADVNKSASDIDRSTAYAKASQQCYQSAFTKLVADRKAKTVNDTEGRKRLAEIVSGLKESNDLIVAVNGKAAEDLNNYTQAYEKDLQQVGVQRTDVVTVAKADTTPAVTSGKKKGTGTKPPKKPVLPTVPTEAVSTEKTFQTAQTKQDESKKVASAGKAQLEGSCRDPNLADWAPVPCPNV, from the coding sequence ATGCTTTTTTCCCGTAAGGCGGTTTCCAAGCGTCACTTGCTGCTGATCGCGGCTGGCTTCAGCACGGTGCTGACCGGTTGCGCGACGTCGCCGGCCTCCAAGGTCGCGTCGAGCACCAAGGTCGAGTACTACCCGAACTGCTACGAGCCGGTGCAGCACTTGCGCGCCACCGACTCGAACATGACCAAGTCGGTCGTGACTGGCGCGGCCATCGGCGCTGCCGGTGGTGCATTGCTCGGCGCGCTGACCGGCGATTCCGACAAGCGTGGCCGTAACGCCGCCATCGGCGCAGCGGGCGGCGCCCTGGCTGGCGGCGCGGCGGGTTACTACACCGAGCGTCAGAAGCAGATCGCCGATGACAACCAGCGTATTGCCTCCTATGCGGCTGACGTGAACAAAAGCGCCTCCGACATCGACCGCAGCACCGCCTACGCAAAGGCATCGCAACAGTGCTACCAGAGCGCATTCACCAAGCTGGTGGCCGACCGTAAGGCCAAGACCGTCAACGACACCGAAGGCCGTAAGCGCCTGGCGGAAATTGTCTCGGGCCTGAAGGAATCCAATGACCTGATCGTTGCGGTCAACGGTAAAGCCGCCGAAGACCTGAACAACTACACCCAGGCCTACGAGAAAGACCTGCAACAGGTGGGCGTACAGCGTACTGACGTGGTCACCGTGGCCAAGGCCGACACAACGCCCGCTGTGACATCGGGCAAGAAGAAAGGCACAGGCACCAAACCGCCGAAAAAGCCGGTTCTGCCAACCGTACCCACAGAAGCAGTGAGCACCGAGAAGACCTTCCAGACTGCCCAGACCAAGCAAGATGAAAGCAAGAAGGTCGCCAGCGCCGGCAAGGCGCAGCTCGAAGGCAGCTGCCGCGATCCGAACCTGGCCGACTGGGCACCGGTTCCTTGCCCGAACGTTTAA